The genomic segment CGATTTCAACGCCTTTTTTTATACGAATACGCCCTTCATATTTCTTCTGCATTTCTATCAATTTGCTTGCGTACTCCTTTTTATCAAAGTCGAAAACGATTGTATCATCGGGATATTCATAGTCGATATGTTCTGTAAAACAAATTTCAGTCAATCCTTTTTGAATCGCTCCCTTAATCATATCTTCCATTGGAACTGGGCAGTCTGCTGAGAACGAACTGTGCATGTGATAATCGAACATTAATAATCATTCCTCCTGTTGACATTTCGTTGGTATACCTTTATAGTACTAAATAACTTTAGTCTAGTAAAGTAGTGAAGTAAGGGGTGTTGGAAATGGTTAGAAACGAAGTGTATCCTGAACGAATGTTAAGTGATAGTGAAAAGTTTGAAAGAATCATTAAGACGATCAATAAGCGCTTTACCACATATGGCTATAAACGCATTAAAACATCGGCTTTTGAACAATATGATTTATATTCTAAAGTAAAAAGCTCAATCAACCAAAATGAAATGATTAAAGTAATCGATCATACAGGGCAAGTATTAGTATTACGACCCGATGTCACGATTCCAATCACAAGAGAACTGGTACAAAATTTCCCGGACCTTTCAAGTGAACTTAGATATTTTTATGTACAAGAGGTGTTCCGTCAGCCATTTGATAAAAATGACAGTATCGAACGCACACAAGCAGGCATTGAATATTTTTGCGATAGTTCACCTGAAGCGGATGCAGAAGTAATTGCACTAGCGTGTCACTTAATGAAAGATTTAGGATTTAATGATATTAAAATAGAATTAGGGCACGCTGGATTTTTCAATGAGCTTGTCCAGAATTTACCACTTACTTCACTTCAAATTGATCAATTGAAGTCATTGATACAAGCGAAAAACGTTGTAGAAATTGGACCTTTTCTTCAGAACCTAAACATTGACGATGATGTGAGAGAAGTAATCGAACGGATCCCGTTTTTATACGGTAACCCAGTTGATGTGAGTGAACGGACAACAGGGATCGCCTTAACGGAAAAAATGCAGGACACGCTCGATTACTTAATGGATGTTTACAGTATATTGAAAATGTACGGATTAGAACAGTATATTGTCATGGATTTGGGATTGATTAATCATATGGGTTATTATTCAGGGGTTATTTTCCAAGGATATGTCGAAAGATTTGGGAAACCTGTTTTAATGGGCGGGCGCTACGATGAGTTAGGAAACGAGTTTGGTGCTAGACTTCCAGCGATTGGGTTTGCATGTGAAATTGAATCGTTAGTTAAAGCGACAGATAGCAGGGAAGTTACATCCCGCTTTCCAATCGATGTAAAAATAACATATGCAGATAGCCAATTGGAACAAGCCATTGCCATCTCCAATGAATTACGGGAACGAAATTATAGTGTGCTGTCATTTTCAGAGCATAAGGAACAGGCAGATCCACGACAGAGTGTTTACTCGATACGTTTGGAGAAAGAAAATAATTCATTTCTATATAAAGATAAAGTTACACCATTTCCGGACTTAAAGGCTTTACTGGAATTACTCGTAGGGGGATTGAATTGAAATGACACATCTTACAATCGCCATGGCGAAGGGGCGTACTGCTGATAAAGCGTTAGCGTTTTTTGAAAAAGCAGGCATCCGTTTTTCAGAATATCATGATAAAAGCAGGAAGCTTGTTATCTATGATGATGAAAATAAAGTGAAACTCATTTTCGTGAAAGCAGTTGATGTTCCAACCTATGTCGAAAAAGGAGCAGCAGATATCGGAATTGTTGGTAAAGATACGATTATGGAAGATCCAGTTGATGTCTATGAACTGTTGGATCTTGGAATTGGAAAATGTCAGCTGGTTGTTGCCGGATTTCCGGATAAACAATTTCCGAGTAGTACGTTGCTGACAGTTGCTTCAAAGTATCCAGCAGTGACAAAAGCCTATTTTGACAGCAAAGGCATTCGTATTGAGACCATCAAGTTGAATGGCTCTATCGAACTGGCTCCGCTTATTGGTATGGCAGATGTCATCGTTGATATTGTTGAATCGGGCAAGACACTAAAAGAAAATGGATTAGTCGTCTTGGAGGAAATTGCAGATGTCAGTGCACGATTGATTGTTAATAAAGCAAGTTATGCGACAAGAACCAGTCAAATCCAGCAAGTCATTTCGGACTTAAAAGCTGCATTGGAGTGATAATTTATGCGAATTGTAACGTTGGAACAATATACAGAAGAGAAAGAGCAGCAAACGGCAGTACAAACAACTAATTTCGAATTTGACCGAACTGTGCTTGGAATTATCGAAACAGTCCGTGAAGATGGGGACCAGGCATTAAGAAACCTTACCGAACAGTTTGACGGCGTGTGGCTAGATAACTTGATTGTGACGCCTGAGGAGTTTGCGGAGGCGCAGACGTTGATTACAGGGCAATTCCTAAGTGCTCTTAGAAAAGCAAAGCAAAATATTACTACGTTCCATGAAGTTCAAAAAGAGCAGTCTTGGTTTATTAATCAAGAACAAGGAATTGTTCTTGGTCAGAAAGTGACGCCTTTAGACAGTGTCGGTATATACGTACCTGGCGGAAAAGCGGCTTATCCATCGACTGTTCTCATGAATGCTATTCCGGCAAAAATTGCGGGAGTCGGAAGGATTGCAATGGTGACACCACCTCAAGCGGATGGCAAAGTGAATCCACATGTGCTCGTAGCAGCGCAAGAAGCCGGTGTCGATATCGTCTATAAAATTGGTGGTGCTCAAGCGATTGCAGCATTGGCGTATGGGACGGAAACAGTAAAAAAAGTAGTGAAAATCACGGGGCCTGGAAATGCATTTGTTGCGCGGGCGAAAAAATGGGTATTTGGTGACGTAGCCATCGATATGATTGCAGGACCGAGTGAGATTTGCGTTGTTGCAGACAATAGCGCTGTCCCAGAGTTCGTCGCTGCTGATCTATTATCACAAGCGGAGCATGATGAACGGGCAACAGCTGTATGCGTAACGACGAGTCAATCATTTGCTGAAGCACTTCAAAAAGAAGTGATAAAGCAAACTGAACAAGCAGATCGTAAGGGAATTATTGAAGTTTCAATCGCTGATAATGGGCGCATTATCTTGGTTGAATCGTTGGAGGAAGCATACGACTTTGTTAATAAATTGGCGCCGGAACATTTACAGCTTATGGTGGAAAATCCGATGGAGCAATTACCGTTCATTCACAATGCAGGAGCAATCTTCTTAGGAAACTATTCACCGGAGGCATTGGGCGATTATATGGCAGGTCCGAATCATACATTGCCAACGAGCGGGACATCGGCATTTTCATCGCCGTTAGGTGTCTATGACTTTATGAAAAAATCGAGCATTATTCAGTATACGGAGCAAGCATTGCAAGAAGTAGCCGAAGACATTATCACAATTGCGAATGCGGAAGGCTTAACGGCCCATGCAAATTCAATTCAAGTAAGGAAGGCGGATTTGAATGCGGAGTAAATCGATTTCAAGACAGACAGCGGAAACAAAGATTAACTTAGACTTTGCGATTGATGGAAGTGGAACAACAACTATTAAAACAGGAGTGGGCTTTCTCGATCATATGCTGACATTGTTCACAAATCACGGTCGATTCGATTTGACTGTTGATTGTGATGGCGATATCGAAGTAGACCAGCATCACTCCGTCGAAGATATCGGAATTGTATTGGGACAAGCGTTCTATGAAAGTATCGGATCAAAGGAAGGCATCGAGCGTTATGCGACAGTGTCAACACCTATGGATGAAGCATTATCAACAGTTTCTATCGATATAAGCGGGCGTCCATTTTTTGTTTATAACGTTGAGGGATTGAAAGATAAAGTAGGGGAATTCGACACTGAGCTTGTTGAGGAGTTTTTCCAAGCATTCACAAGCCATGCCAAAGTAACATTGCATATCAATTTGCAGTACGGGAAAAACAGTCACCATATTATCGAATCAATTTTCAAAGGATTCGGACGTGCATTGCGCGTAGCAAGTGCGATTAATCCAGATGTAAAAGGAGTTCCATCTACGAAGGGAATGCTATAAGAATATTACCTTTACACACTTGGTAATTTTGTTTTGTGTGCAGGTACTGCTCGAATTCGTAATTTACTAAGCGAAGGCGCATTACAAGGGGTAGCCGAAGCCATAAGACTGGCGGCGAAGCTGCTCGGCTTATGGCGGGAGGCATCCCCAAGCGCCGTAGCGGATTCAATAGAATTCTATATATAAGGGGGAACACCGATGATTTTATTTCCAGCAATTGATATACGTGATGGTAAATGTGTTCGGCTAATTCAAGGTGATTATGACCAAGAAATTATCTATAATGACTCACCAACAGCGATGGCTCTGGAGTGGGAAAAGCAAGGTGCTGACTACATTCACGTCGTCGATTTAGATGGGGCGAAAACAGGTAATTCATTAAATCGCGAAGCCATTCAAGCGATTGCTAAAAACGTATCGATACCAGTTCAAGTAGGTGGCGGAATTCGGACGATGGAGATCATTGACGCACATATTGCATCCGGCGTTAGTCGCGTGATCATCGGAACGGCAGCGATTCAAGATAAACCATTTTTAAAGCAAGCCGTAGAAAAATACGGTGATAAAATTGCAGTTTCCATCGATGCAAGAAAAGGATTCGTTGCAACGGATGGCTGGACGGAAACAAGTGATGTATTAGCAGTTGACTTGTTAATAGAACTAGAAGTAATCGGTGTGAAAACAGTCATTTATACAGATATTTTGAAAGACGGAATGATGCAAGGACCTAATTTTAACGAACTGGAAATGATGGACAATGCGTCTTCCATCGACATTGTGGCTTCAGGCGGCGTCTCCACGGAAGAGGATATCATTCAGTTACGGAAACTAGATTTATATGGAGCAATTATTGGTAAAGCATTGTATGAAGGTAAAATATCTTTAGAAAAAATATTAGGGGGACAACGAGGATGACAAGCAACCGGATAATACCATGCCTAGATTTTGATAACGGGAAAGTCGTAAAAGGGAAAAAGTTTTTAGAAGTTAAAGAAGTTGCAGATCCACTGACATTGGCTAAGAAATATGTAGCTGACGGTGCAGATGAACTTGTGTTTTACGACATTGCTGCTTCGACAAATAATCGTGCCATGTTCCTTGACCTTATTGCAGAAATTGCGAAAGAAGTACCCGTACCATTTATTGTCGGTGGGGGTATACGGACTGTCGAAGATATTCAGAAGGTGTTTGATGCTGGCGGGGACAAAGTATCCATCAACAGTGCAGCGCTCAGCAATCCATCTTTAATTGAAGAAGCGTCAAAGAGATTCGGTTCTGAACGCATTATCCTGTCGATGGATGTCAATGAAGTGGGCCCTTCTAAGTGGTCGGTATTCTCTAATGGAGGCATGAAAGATACTGGTATGGATGCTATCGAGTGGGCGATTCAAGGCGAAAAACTGGGTGCTGGTGAACTTGTTGTTAATAGTATCGGGGAAGATGGCGTGAAAGACGGCTATAACCTCGAATTGACGCGGGCGATTGCGGAAGCGGTCAACATTCCTGTTATTGCGAGCGGCGGAGCAGGGAAACCTGAACACTTCCATACTGTCTTAACTGAAGGGAAAGCTGACGCTGCGCTTGCTGCATCCGTATTCCATTTCGAAGACATTAATATCGGCGAATTAAAAACATATCTAGCTGAAAAAAATACACCTGTTGGGAATGACTAACCATGACAATAGAAATTGACACATTATCATTTGACGAAAATGGATTGATACCAGCAATTGTTCAAGATGACCGGACAGGGAATGTACTGATGCTTGCTTATATGAATAAAGAATCGTTGCAGAAGACGATTGATACGAAGGAGACTTGGTTTTTCAGCAGATCAAGAAAAGAGCTGTGGAATAAAGGAGCAACATCCGGCAATCGGCAAATTGTGAAGAACTTGTCACTGGACTGCGATGGTGATTCAATTTTAGTACAAGTTACACCACTGGGTCCAGCCTGTCATACGGGAGAAGTGACTTGTTTCCACAAGCAAGTTTTCGATGAGGTAGTACAGACTCGCTCAATCGTTCATGAGATCACGGATGAAATAAAAAATCGACGTGCCAATCCAGTAGAAGGATCATACACAACGTATCTGTTCCGCGAAGGTTTGGATAAGATTTTGAAAAAAGTTGGAGAAGAAACAACTGAAGTTGTCATCGGTGCAAAAAACCGTGATAAAGCTGAAGTAACGAGCGAACTTGCAGATTTGACGTATCACACACTTGTATTGATGGAAGAGTTAGGTGTTAGTGTTGAGGATGTCAAAAACGAATTGCGGAAAAGACGACCTAAAAGTGAAGTGCTGAGAGATGAGTAAATTTTGGAGCTCTATGGTGAAACGGACCGAGCCGTATGTTCCGGGGGAGCAAATTGAACAAAAGGACATCGTGAAACTGAATACCAATGAAAATCCGTATCCTCCAAGTCCCAAAGTGATAGCTGCAATCCAGCAAGAGATGGGGCGCAACCTTCAGTTGTATCCATCTCCTACAGCGACTGAGCTACGAGAAACAATCGGACTGCAATATGGACTTACTGCTGAAGAAGTATTTGTCGGCAATGGTTCGGATGAAGTTCTGGCATTTTCCTTCATGGCGTTTTTTGAGCCTGGCAAACCAATCCGGTTTCCTGATGTAACATATAGCTTTTATCCGGTCTATGCAAAGTTATTCGATATTCCTTATGAGGAAGTTCCGTTGAATAAAGATTTTACATTGCCTGTGGATAACTACTTTCAGTCTGAAGGCGGCGTAATTTTGCCAAATCCAAATGCGCCGACTAGCATTTATGCTGAACTTGAGCACATTGATGAGATTGTCAAAAATAACCCTGACCAAGTCGTCATCATCGACGAGGCATATATCGATTTTGCATCGAAATCAGCGACTGAACTCATTCGGAAATACGACAATGTCCTTGTCGTCCAGACGACATCTAAATCACGTTCACTCGCCGGTTTGCGCGTTGGCTTTGCGATGGGAGCTCCTTCATTAATTGCTGCATTGATTCGCATTAAAGACTCATTCAATTCTTATACGCTGGACCGTCTTGCGCTAGTGGGAGCAAAAGCTGCATTTGAGGATGAAGACTATTTTGAGAAGACGACTCAGAAAATCATTGCAACACGGGAAAAGATGAACGAGACGTTGCAACAGCTCAATTTCAACGTGCTACCTTCACAAGCAAATTTTGTTTTCACCTCACATCAGACTGTTCCAGCAGAGTTTCTCTACAATGAATTAAAAAAAGAAGGCGTGTTAGTTAGGTATTTTAACAAGCCTGGAATCGACAACTATTTGCGTATTACAGTTGGTACAGATAAACAGGTGGAGCGATTAGTTGAAAAATTGACTGACATTTTGAATTTGTAATGTACTGTTAGATTCTAAGATGAAATGACTTAATGAAAAGTGCATCGAAACTGATATACTTGTGTAAACAGGGGAGGTTATCGACATGGGATCTAAATATATTGATCTTGCACTTATATTATTCATGAGTTATTTCGCAATTACTCGATTTGCGGATGGTCAAATTGGCTTTGGAATCTTTTTCACAGTACTTAGCTTATTGAATATTTTAACGCTTGTCATGAAAATAAATAAGGACAAAGCCGCAAAGAATGCAGTGCGATGAAGTTTAAATAAGTAGTGACCACAAACTAGGCATCCTCCAGGAAATATGGAGGATGCCTAGTTTTATTTATTAACGTATGACAAAGAAAAATGAATGAACCCTTGCTATTTGAATTCAGTAGGTCATAGAACGAAATAAGATATTGAAGGTGATGAAAACCATGGGAAGTAAAAATGTGACTAAAATAATAGCAATGAAGGAATTTAAATATAATAAATAAAACATTTATAATTGTAATAAGAATTATATATGGCTTATTTATGCAATAGAATCTATTGCTTATATTATTTAGTTTAAAAGACCTATGATGAATTTTTGAAAAAATAATGTCTTAAATTAAACAAGGAATTTTGAGATAGGCAGAGTGAAAAGCCATTAGAATACAGTTATGACATAATACAGATTAACTAACTACCTATTCGGACTATACAAAATAATGATACTTTAATACAATGCATAGCATTGTTAAAACTTACTATGTATGATAATAGGAGTTATTAACTGTTATTTTTCTGTGGATAATTATAGGTCATTGGGATTAATTATTTTTCAAAATCAATACTATAGGCTCTATTGGGAGATAATAATATCGGTACGAACAAAAATTCTGCTGTAAAAATATAGTAGAAAAAAACAAGAAGAAGGAGAATAAAATGATTATACTTGATAAGCCTTATGTATCAACATTACTTTCATCAACTTTACAGCAATTAGGTACTCCGGTTTTAAAAATAGGAGATGTGCAGATTCCGGAGGAAGAAAAACTTGATTTACTTGAAGAGACATTGTTCTTTGAACAACTTGAGAAGTCTTCTGCTCCTCTTTTATTTAATTCAGAAAACGGTTTGGCTATGTTAATGAATTACTTACCTGAGAGTAAATTTGCCGAATGGACATCACTATTCAAAAACAAAGCGGAATTTAGGAGGAGAATGACAAAAATTTATCCTTCATTTTATTTCCGTGAAGTATCTATTCAAGATTTATATGAAATACCTTTAGAATCAATTCCATTCCCTATTATTATTAAGCCTGTTATCGGCTACTCGAGTGTTGGGGTTTATAGAATAGATTGTATTGAAGATTGGCATCACACCGTAGAAAAATTGAAAGTCGATATAAACGATTCAGCATCCGCGTATCCTAATGATGTGATTGATAGCCAAACTGTCATATTAGAAGAGCTAATTCAAGGAGACGAGTATGCAATTGATGCTTATTTTACTAAAGAGGGAAAACCTGTCATCTTAAATTTATTTAAGCGCATGTTTGCTAACGATAAAGACATGAGTGATCGTATATATTACACAAGCAAAAGTGTATTAAGTGAAACACTTGCTCCAATTTCGGACTTTTTGGAAAAATTAGGGGATATTGATGCGCTGGCTTCCTTCCCGCTACATTTTGAAGTTCGAATAACTAAAGAAGGACAAGTTGTGCCAATTGAAGTAAATCCATTCCGCTTTGCTGGTATAGGTACGACAGAACTGGGCGTACATGCTTATGGTGTAGACGTTTATGATTATTATTTCAATCAGCTAAAACCAAATTGGGAAGAAAAAATAGAGGCTATGGATAATGCGATTTATAGTTTTCTTTGTGCAGAATTTGACCCGTCGATTTCGCTTGAATTAATTCGAGCGGTAGACCATGAAAGTTTTAAGCAACAATTTAATGAAATACTAGACTATAGGTATATGGATTACAAAGAGTACCCTATTTTTTCTGTTGTATTTTTCAAACATCACACATTTGACGAAAATAAGCGATTGCTTACACTTGAATTGAGCAATTTTATATCGCTCTATGAACCGCAACTCGTATAAATCTTAGGAGGAATTAGTTTGTTTAAACAAAAAGGATCTATTAGAACTAAAATAATGCTTGGAACGATTATTCCAATTGCAGTATTATCTTTATTATTTAGTTTAGGTTTTTATTTTCAATCTATGTCAATTGTCAATCAGAATGTCATTCCCCAGTTTGAGAGAGTACTCAACACGAATTTACTAGACTTGAAAAAAGATATCGATGCCGAGATGCTTAATAAAGCAAAGACAAATAAACAGGACTATGAAAGATTACTCGCTATAATCAATGAATCGCGTGAGATAGGCGATTTAGAAAGTGTTTATATCATGAGTAAAGTTGATGGTGAGGATATGATCCTTGCGCTGTCCGATACGGCAGATTATCTTACGCCTTATCCGTTTAAATCCGAACAAAACGATGCGCTAAACATGGAACAGCCATTGTTCAGTGAGATTTATGAGGATGAGTACGGTGTACATAAATCAATCTATTTACATATTGAAGGGACAGATTCTATTATAGGAATCGATCAGGATGCGAAATTTATCCCTGATTTAACCCGGAAAATACTTATCATCAGTATTGCACTTACGCTAGGGGCATTGGTGGTAGGGGCTGGAATATCTTATATTTTATCAACAAGAATTACGAAACCACTTCAACAATTAGTGAAGTATACAGAAGTTGTAGCCCAAGGTGATTTAACAAAAGAAGTTAGTGTGAATAGTCAAGATGAAATTGGTCATCTTGCCCACAGTTTCCGAAACATGCAACAAGAATTGAGAAATACGATTGAACATGTCAATGTAGCGACGGACAACGTTATCACTTCCTCGGATGACTTGACCTATAGCGCAGAGCAAATGACAGAAGTAGTCAATCATACGACTGTTACGACCCAAGAAGTATCTTCGACGAGCGATACGTTAGCAAGTAGTGCATCACAAAACTTGGTGGCACTTGAACAAATCACAATTGGTCTGCAAGAAATAGCAGATTCTTCTATGAAAGTAACGGAAGAATCGATGGATGCATCCCAAGAAGCTAAGCAAGGTAATCATCTTATTTTAGACTCGATTCAAGGGATTGATACGATAACGAGCTCAGTTAAAGTTTCTATGGATATCACACAGTTGATGAATACGAGATCCAATGAAGTTGGTCAAATTATAGAAATTATTACGGCTATTTCTGATCAAATAAACTTACTTGCACTGAATGCCGCTATAGAAGCAGCACGTGCAGGCGATGCTGGAAAAGGATTCAGTGTAGTCGCAGATGAAGTGAGGAAACTTGCTGAGCAATCCGCATCTTCAGCAAACCAAATTAGTACGCTCGTGAAAGAAATTCAAAATGACTCTCAAAATTCTGTGAAGGCCATGACGAAGGTATTCGAAGATGTGGAACGTGAAACTGGAATCGTACGCGAAACAGGTAAATCGTTTACTAGCATTTTGAATCGTATTACTCAAATTACAGAAAAAAATCAATCAGTATCTGCAACAATACAAGAAATCTCTGCGGGTTCTGAGGAAATACTAGCATCTACAATCGAAACAGTTCAATCATTAGAAGAGACATCTTCCCATACGCAAAACATTGCTGCATCTATGGAAGAGCAATTGGCTTCTATGGAAGAAATGGTTGGAACGACAACGACCCTTAATGAAATGGCAATAAACTTAAAAGATCATGTAAAGAAATTTAAAATTTAAAACTCCAAAAAGATTAAGGACAGTCTTTATTTGCGGAGGAGATAATAATAGAGGGTCTTTTGCGATTAAGGGCTGGAAATTCACATTTATAAACTAAATTAGTTGTTCCCATTTCTAATTTCATGTAGTATAATATGTGAATTGCATTTTTTGAAATGAGGATAACTAATGAAGAATTCGATATATGGACTCACAATTGAACAACTTACAGAATGGTTAGTGGATCAAGGGCAGAAAAAATTCCGTGCTGCACAAATTTGGGACTGGTTATATAAAAAGCGTGTAACAAACTTTGCAGACATGAAAAATATTAATCAAGAATGTATCGACTTGCTGGATGCGAACTATGTCCTCCGAACGCTAGAACAGACTGTGAAACAGGAATCAGAAGATGGCACAATCAAATTCCTATTTAAAATGCAAGATGGTAACTTGATTGAAACTGTTTTAATGAAATTTCCTTACGGCCAATCGGTTTGTGTAACGACACAAGTCGGCTGTAATATCGGTTGCAGTTTTTGTGCGAGTGGATTATTGAAAAAAAGCCGTGATTTAACAGCAGGAGAAATTGTGGAACAAATCATGGAAGTACAGCATCACCTTGACGCGAAAGCTGAAGATGAGCGCGTAAGTCATATTGTTGTTATGGGAATTGGCGAACCATTTGACAACTATTCGCATTTGATGAATTTCCTTCGTGTCGTCAATGATCAAAAAGGACTTTCCATCGGTGCTCGTCACATTACCGTTTCAACAAGTGGTAATCCGCAACGAATTAAGGATTTTGCAGAAGAAAATATCCAAATTAACCTAGCAGTATCTCTGCATGCACCTAATAATGAGTTGCGTACACGCGTTATGAAAATTAACAAAGCGTTCCCGCTTGAGAAATTGATGGATTCAATCGATTATTATTTGGAAACGACAAACCGCAGAATCACGTTTGAATATATTATGTTGCATGATGTAAATGATCATGTTCTGGAAGCACAGCAGCTTGCAAAACTACTCGAAAACAAACGTCACCTATCATATGTTAACTTGATTCCCTACAATCCGGTTGACGAACATGACCAGTATCGCCGTAGTACACCAGAAGACATTAAAGCATTTTATGAAACACTCAAAAGAAAAGGCATCAATTGCGGCGTCCGTCTTGAACATGGTACAGACATCGACGCAGCATGCGGTCAGTTACGAAGTAAGCAGATTAAGAAAGATAAAGCCGTCTAATCCATTTAAAAAGAGTGTGCAATTCCTAGGGGAACTAGGAGTTGCACACTCTTTTTATCATCTAGACTTCGGTGCTCTTGTTCTTAGCTCTTTTTCTTCATTAAAATCACGATGAACTGGACAATAAATGCCAGTCCCAATCCAAAGGAAGAAATGATGAACAAGGACAAGATTCCGAGTACATCACCTATCCCATTCGGATTCATTAACAAGCTGCGGAAAAACTCTGCAAAACCGAGAGCCACACCAATCAAGAAAATCCTGAAAGCAATTTTCAAATTGTAAAACAGCAGTAAAAATGAAAAAACACCGATGATTAGCCCGAAAAGACCAAATGTTAAGTAGTTTGTAAAGACAAGCGTTTGACCCAA from the Sporosarcina psychrophila genome contains:
- the rlmN gene encoding 23S rRNA (adenine(2503)-C(2))-methyltransferase RlmN gives rise to the protein MKNSIYGLTIEQLTEWLVDQGQKKFRAAQIWDWLYKKRVTNFADMKNINQECIDLLDANYVLRTLEQTVKQESEDGTIKFLFKMQDGNLIETVLMKFPYGQSVCVTTQVGCNIGCSFCASGLLKKSRDLTAGEIVEQIMEVQHHLDAKAEDERVSHIVVMGIGEPFDNYSHLMNFLRVVNDQKGLSIGARHITVSTSGNPQRIKDFAEENIQINLAVSLHAPNNELRTRVMKINKAFPLEKLMDSIDYYLETTNRRITFEYIMLHDVNDHVLEAQQLAKLLENKRHLSYVNLIPYNPVDEHDQYRRSTPEDIKAFYETLKRKGINCGVRLEHGTDIDAACGQLRSKQIKKDKAV
- a CDS encoding methyl-accepting chemotaxis protein, encoding MFKQKGSIRTKIMLGTIIPIAVLSLLFSLGFYFQSMSIVNQNVIPQFERVLNTNLLDLKKDIDAEMLNKAKTNKQDYERLLAIINESREIGDLESVYIMSKVDGEDMILALSDTADYLTPYPFKSEQNDALNMEQPLFSEIYEDEYGVHKSIYLHIEGTDSIIGIDQDAKFIPDLTRKILIISIALTLGALVVGAGISYILSTRITKPLQQLVKYTEVVAQGDLTKEVSVNSQDEIGHLAHSFRNMQQELRNTIEHVNVATDNVITSSDDLTYSAEQMTEVVNHTTVTTQEVSSTSDTLASSASQNLVALEQITIGLQEIADSSMKVTEESMDASQEAKQGNHLILDSIQGIDTITSSVKVSMDITQLMNTRSNEVGQIIEIITAISDQINLLALNAAIEAARAGDAGKGFSVVADEVRKLAEQSASSANQISTLVKEIQNDSQNSVKAMTKVFEDVERETGIVRETGKSFTSILNRITQITEKNQSVSATIQEISAGSEEILASTIETVQSLEETSSHTQNIAASMEEQLASMEEMVGTTTTLNEMAINLKDHVKKFKI
- a CDS encoding ATP-grasp domain-containing protein, with the protein product MIILDKPYVSTLLSSTLQQLGTPVLKIGDVQIPEEEKLDLLEETLFFEQLEKSSAPLLFNSENGLAMLMNYLPESKFAEWTSLFKNKAEFRRRMTKIYPSFYFREVSIQDLYEIPLESIPFPIIIKPVIGYSSVGVYRIDCIEDWHHTVEKLKVDINDSASAYPNDVIDSQTVILEELIQGDEYAIDAYFTKEGKPVILNLFKRMFANDKDMSDRIYYTSKSVLSETLAPISDFLEKLGDIDALASFPLHFEVRITKEGQVVPIEVNPFRFAGIGTTELGVHAYGVDVYDYYFNQLKPNWEEKIEAMDNAIYSFLCAEFDPSISLELIRAVDHESFKQQFNEILDYRYMDYKEYPIFSVVFFKHHTFDENKRLLTLELSNFISLYEPQLV